The following is a genomic window from Pseudomonadota bacterium.
GCCAGCGGTCGTGTTGCGCCTTCGCCCCCACATCGGCATGAGCGCGACTACAGCGTCGTAGTTACCAACAGCTTATGTTCCGATTAGTGCCCAACGCGCCGGCGACCCCGAGCCCGCCCTGAGCCCCGGCTCAACACGAAGCGGCCACGCTGAGGGCGAACGCTCCAGCCGCCGGCCAGCCACACCTCGCCTCGGCCGCTCGTTACAACTGCATCGAGCGCTTGAAGCTGGGCACGACCCGGGAGATGACCGGTGCACTTTGCGATCCAACGACGGAGTGTCGCGCGCCGCAGGCTCTCGCCAGACTCGCGCAGCAAGGCCAGCCCCAGGTGGAAGGGAGGCCCGTGCGGAGTCGATTCGACCGTGGATCGCACAAGGAGTGCCTCGGCTTGGAGCCGCAGGTGCTCCCGCATGGATCGAGCATCGTCGGCGAGCGCCGCCAGGTGGGAGATCAGCGCAGGGTCCTGCTGCGCTAGCGGCACAAGCAGGTCACGGACACGGGTACGCAGGAAGCGAGCATCGCGGTTGCTGGCGTCGTCGGCCAGCCTCCGAAAGGTGGCCGTGGCCAGGGCACGCACGTCCGCACGGCGACAATCGATCAGCGGGCGAATCACCCCATCGGCTCGACCCGGATCGATCCCGGCCAGACCCTCGATGCCCGTACCCCTGGTCAGACGCGCCAGGACGGTCTCGGCCTGATCGTCCTGGGTGTGGCCGGTGGCAACACGCTGTGCCCCAAGTCCTGCCCCGAGGTCAAGAAGCGCCTGGTAGCGGGCCCGGCGCGCGCGCGACTGCAGCGAAGGCCCACGAGGGCCGAGCTCCACGCTTACGCAGTGGAAACCGACGGACAGCGCCCGAGCCTGCTCCCGCGCCAGCTCGACGTCCAGGGCGGCGTCCGCCCTCAAGCCATGGTTGACCGAGGCGGCGCTTAGCCGCAGGTCGAATCCGTCCGCCAAGCGCGCAAGCGCAGCGAGCAGCGCCGCCGAGTCCGGACCGCCCGAGCATGCGGCAAGAACGTGGTCACCAGGCCGAAGCAGCTGCCGCGCAAGCAGCGTCCGGCGCACGCGCCCGAGGACAATCGAGGCGCCTGCCACCGGAACGAGCCCTAGAACGCACCTGAAACCAGGGCGAGCCGGACCTGGGAGCCAGCCGGGACCACGGGCGATTGCAGGTTGGAACGGGCGGATCCCGACCGCACTGCCAGCGCGGGCAGCCCCAGCCTTACAGCACCCGGGGACCAGCGCACGAGTCCACCCGGGGCGAGGCGCCCGAGCGACGGGCGACCGCTGGTCCGAGCAGCTCGATCATCCTCCGGGTCGTACGCGGTCGCCGTCAAGGTCAACAGCATCGACGGGATGACCAACGCCATGCCAAGAGCGAGCGATGCCACGGCGAGCTCGGGGCTGCCACCGCCGTTCTCCAGCAGGTAGTAGCCGGCCACGGCTCCGCCGCCCGCAAAGAGGGGCGGAAACACGAGAAACGCCCAAGTATCGTCGAGCCCCACGGCGGCGGGCAGTACGAAGCCGAGCTCGGCACCCACCAGACCGAGACCGACCATGCCCTTGAAATCGGCGTCGACCTGCGCGCTCTGCGCACGGGCCCGATGGCTTGCTGCCAACAAACAGCTCAGGACGAATACGGCTGCCAGTAGCCTGGCACGACGTGGATTGGTCACGGACGAACCCCGCAAGGTGAACATCACCTTACTACGGACGCTTTCTTGCGGGCAAGGCATGAGACACAAGACCTACACCCTGCAATCGGCCAATGCGGCGGATATCGACCGCGGGGCTAGTACAACCCTTCAGGCGGCGCCGAAGTCCAACACACGCATTTCGAGGGCATCCCCTCCCCGCCAGCCGTCGGGCTTGAGCGTGCCCACGACGCGCACGTTCATTCCGGCGCGGACTTCGCCCGCTCGCGCGCCCAGGTCGATCCCCA
Proteins encoded in this region:
- the tilS gene encoding tRNA lysidine(34) synthetase TilS, which codes for MAGASIVLGRVRRTLLARQLLRPGDHVLAACSGGPDSAALLAALARLADGFDLRLSAASVNHGLRADAALDVELAREQARALSVGFHCVSVELGPRGPSLQSRARRARYQALLDLGAGLGAQRVATGHTQDDQAETVLARLTRGTGIEGLAGIDPGRADGVIRPLIDCRRADVRALATATFRRLADDASNRDARFLRTRVRDLLVPLAQQDPALISHLAALADDARSMREHLRLQAEALLVRSTVESTPHGPPFHLGLALLRESGESLRRATLRRWIAKCTGHLPGRAQLQALDAVVTSGRGEVWLAGGWSVRPQRGRFVLSRGSGRARGRRRVGH